In the genome of Candidatus Neomarinimicrobiota bacterium, one region contains:
- a CDS encoding TonB-dependent receptor, whose translation MNRFTIFFISILLLNSGARSQEKTISGRVVDATTNLPIAGCEIISGSMGTVTDESGQYSIAGDLDGKIVFQHIAYDPKILNESEILDTIKLVPILLSGETVSVYGALRTQSLLDTEGGISVISKREIDQSSEPHFQTLINNIPNLNWAGGSSRPRYFQIRGIGERSQFAGDGPPNYSVGFSIDDLDLSGIGMSGLTFDVNRVELFRGPQSSIYGPNALAGFIVLRSNDPDHGQDAYVTVSAGNSSTLNIGTAFNLHSGSNLKARLAAYRGYTNGFQYNEYLDDHTTNERLETMARLKLIWAINPKLEIKTTLLSVNMDNGYDTWSPTNTGFTTYSDKPGKDSQTLNAIVVRAEYEVSPGTDLFSISSLSVADMQYSYDSDWGNDDFWAQEPYGFDPDIEGWRYDFFDEVARNRNTRTQELRLVHASKNESIHLITGIYYKDLIEKDDAEGYLFGGDESELKSEFHLRNSSVYTQIDYSPTDRFKITSNLRLGKRNTDYEDNKTTTFGMSDQLNGGKIAVLYKIDQRKSTFINVARGFKAGGINQHPRILDINRPFSPEYVNNYEMGYRGVSNSGMLSILAFYTQRIDQQVSLSSQQDPMDPNSFTYYIGNASEGYVYGMELEFRRVVNARIHLSGNLGLLESKTQEYSFEVAPDQLISLGDRAFAHAPQYSYKLGIDYSLWTNVSLRGSVSGKDNFYFSESHDQVSAAYNLFNAGITYSFSRSLELSFWADNILDTKYAIRGFYFGLEPPDYDEKLYMSYGDPRHFGLTMKYKFGL comes from the coding sequence ATGAACCGTTTCACCATCTTTTTTATTTCTATTCTATTACTTAACTCCGGGGCACGCTCTCAGGAAAAAACCATTTCTGGTCGAGTCGTGGATGCTACCACCAATTTACCCATCGCAGGGTGTGAAATCATTTCTGGTTCCATGGGCACTGTTACCGATGAATCAGGACAATATTCCATTGCTGGTGATCTCGATGGTAAAATAGTCTTTCAGCATATTGCCTATGATCCCAAAATCCTGAATGAAAGTGAAATTCTGGATACTATAAAGCTGGTCCCCATTTTATTAAGTGGAGAGACTGTCAGTGTATATGGGGCACTCAGAACACAATCTTTGCTGGATACTGAAGGCGGTATCAGTGTTATCAGTAAACGGGAAATTGATCAATCCAGTGAACCCCACTTTCAGACCTTGATAAACAACATCCCCAATCTGAACTGGGCAGGTGGTAGCTCCAGACCGCGTTATTTTCAAATCAGAGGTATCGGGGAGCGATCACAATTTGCAGGTGATGGACCGCCAAACTACTCTGTTGGTTTCAGCATAGATGATCTCGATCTGAGTGGAATCGGCATGTCGGGCTTAACTTTTGATGTAAACCGAGTGGAATTATTTCGCGGTCCCCAATCATCAATATATGGTCCCAATGCACTGGCAGGATTTATTGTTCTGCGCTCAAATGATCCTGACCACGGCCAGGATGCTTATGTCACTGTCTCTGCCGGGAATTCCAGCACTCTGAATATAGGCACAGCATTCAATCTACATTCCGGTTCAAACCTCAAAGCCCGTCTGGCTGCCTATCGTGGATACACCAATGGATTCCAATATAATGAATATCTGGATGACCATACCACCAATGAAAGACTTGAAACTATGGCCAGGCTAAAGCTAATCTGGGCCATCAATCCAAAACTTGAAATCAAAACCACACTACTGTCAGTAAATATGGATAATGGGTATGATACATGGAGTCCCACCAACACTGGGTTTACGACCTATAGTGACAAACCTGGGAAGGATAGTCAGACATTAAATGCCATCGTCGTCAGAGCAGAATATGAGGTTTCCCCAGGTACAGATTTATTCTCGATCTCTTCTCTCTCAGTCGCCGATATGCAATACAGTTATGATAGCGATTGGGGGAATGATGATTTTTGGGCTCAAGAGCCCTACGGATTCGATCCTGACATAGAGGGGTGGAGGTATGACTTTTTCGACGAGGTCGCTCGTAATCGAAACACGAGGACGCAGGAGCTACGTCTGGTCCACGCCAGTAAAAATGAATCTATTCATCTAATAACAGGAATTTATTATAAGGATCTCATCGAGAAAGATGATGCCGAGGGATATTTATTCGGTGGTGATGAATCGGAACTTAAAAGTGAATTTCATTTGAGAAATAGTTCTGTTTATACACAAATAGATTATAGCCCAACTGACAGGTTCAAGATTACTTCCAATCTTCGTCTAGGGAAGCGTAATACCGATTATGAAGACAATAAAACCACCACCTTCGGGATGAGTGATCAACTCAATGGTGGCAAGATTGCAGTTTTATACAAAATTGACCAGCGCAAGTCGACGTTCATAAATGTAGCGCGGGGTTTTAAAGCTGGTGGAATTAACCAGCACCCACGCATCCTGGATATCAATCGCCCTTTTTCTCCTGAATATGTAAATAATTATGAAATGGGCTACCGGGGTGTTTCCAATTCAGGCATGCTTTCAATTCTGGCATTTTACACCCAGCGAATTGACCAGCAAGTTTCACTTTCCAGCCAACAAGACCCCATGGACCCGAATAGCTTTACTTACTACATAGGAAACGCTTCGGAAGGGTATGTCTATGGGATGGAATTAGAATTTCGCAGAGTAGTGAACGCTCGAATTCATCTGTCAGGTAATTTGGGCTTGCTGGAGTCTAAAACACAGGAGTATTCCTTCGAAGTAGCCCCAGATCAACTTATTTCACTCGGCGATAGAGCTTTTGCCCATGCGCCTCAGTATTCTTACAAACTTGGTATAGATTACAGCCTATGGACCAATGTCTCTTTACGAGGCTCAGTTTCCGGGAAGGATAATTTCTATTTTTCAGAGAGTCATGATCAGGTGTCAGCGGCGTATAATCTATTTAATGCTGGCATCACATATTCCTTCTCCAGGTCACTTGAACTGTCATTCTGGGCAGACAATATTTTAGACACAAAATATGCAATACGAGGGTTTTACTTTGGTCTCGAACCACCTGACTATGATGAGAAACTTTATATGAGCTATGGCGATCCTCGCCATTTCGGATTGACCATGAAGTATAAATTTGGATTATGA
- the lepA gene encoding elongation factor 4, with protein MIRSEVRNFCIIAHIDHGKSTLADRLLEETHTISNKEMMNQVLDDMDLERERGITIKSHPIQVKYSANDGKDYVLNLIDTPGHVDFSYEVSRSLDACEGALLLVDAAQGVEAQTVSNAMLAVESGLEIIPIINKIDLQAAQIENVKSQIVDLLGCDEDEILQASAKADIGIKEILEAVVQRIPAPQGNDDLPLRALVFDSTYDAYRGAVAYVRVLEGQLKSKEIVRFMASKEEYEVAELGYFKLKKMKADILRAGDVGYIIANIKDISEIRVGDTITTAKHGAMEVLTGYREVKPMVYSGVYPIISDDYANLRAALEKLNLNDAALTWEPETSSALGFGFRVGYLGLLHMEIVQERLEREFAIDLITTQPNVQFKVNLKDGSHIMVDKPSDLPEPGDVDHIEEPYVTAEVLTPPAYIGNLMKLIIDKRGIYKSTHYLDESKVQIYFEIPLSEIIFDFYDQLKSTSRGYASFDYEPIDFRRGDLVKLDILIATERVDALSQIVHRDKAYDHSRRLCAKLKELIPRQQFEVPIQGSIGQKIIARETVRALRKNVTAKCYGGDITRKRKLLEKQKAGKKRMKQVGRVEVPQDAFLAVLKLND; from the coding sequence ATGATAAGATCTGAAGTTCGAAATTTTTGTATAATTGCCCATATTGATCACGGAAAATCCACGCTGGCAGACCGACTGCTTGAAGAAACCCACACGATTTCCAATAAAGAAATGATGAATCAAGTTCTGGATGATATGGACCTGGAACGTGAACGCGGAATAACTATTAAATCACATCCTATTCAGGTGAAATATTCTGCCAATGATGGCAAAGATTACGTTCTAAATCTTATTGATACTCCTGGACATGTAGATTTTAGCTACGAAGTGTCTAGAAGTCTGGATGCCTGTGAAGGGGCCTTGCTTCTGGTAGACGCAGCCCAGGGTGTTGAAGCCCAGACTGTCAGCAATGCCATGCTGGCTGTTGAGAGTGGATTGGAAATTATCCCAATTATTAATAAAATTGATCTCCAGGCTGCTCAAATTGAGAATGTTAAATCACAAATTGTTGACCTGCTCGGTTGTGATGAGGATGAAATTTTGCAGGCTTCCGCTAAGGCGGATATCGGTATTAAGGAAATTCTGGAAGCAGTGGTTCAGCGAATTCCAGCTCCACAGGGGAATGATGACCTGCCGCTGAGAGCTTTGGTTTTTGATAGTACATACGATGCATATCGAGGTGCCGTTGCCTACGTTCGAGTTCTTGAAGGGCAGTTAAAGTCCAAAGAAATCGTACGTTTCATGGCCAGCAAAGAGGAATATGAAGTTGCAGAACTTGGTTATTTCAAGCTGAAAAAGATGAAGGCTGATATTCTTAGGGCTGGAGATGTAGGTTATATAATAGCCAATATTAAAGATATCAGTGAAATTCGCGTCGGTGATACCATCACCACGGCAAAACACGGCGCTATGGAGGTTCTAACAGGGTATCGTGAAGTAAAACCCATGGTTTATTCGGGTGTGTATCCAATCATTTCTGACGACTATGCCAACTTGAGGGCTGCCCTTGAAAAGCTCAACCTGAACGATGCTGCCCTGACATGGGAACCTGAAACATCGAGTGCACTGGGTTTTGGATTCCGAGTGGGATATCTTGGTCTATTGCACATGGAAATTGTTCAGGAGCGTCTTGAACGTGAATTTGCCATCGATCTTATTACGACACAGCCCAATGTTCAATTCAAGGTCAACCTCAAGGATGGTTCACATATTATGGTAGATAAACCCAGCGATCTACCTGAACCTGGCGATGTCGACCATATTGAAGAACCCTATGTTACTGCAGAAGTGCTGACGCCACCTGCTTACATCGGTAATCTGATGAAGTTGATTATTGATAAGCGTGGCATTTATAAATCAACACACTATCTGGATGAATCCAAGGTCCAGATCTATTTTGAGATACCCCTGTCTGAGATCATTTTTGATTTTTACGATCAACTTAAAAGCACATCAAGGGGTTATGCCTCATTTGATTATGAGCCCATTGACTTCCGTAGAGGTGATCTGGTAAAATTAGATATTCTTATCGCCACCGAAAGGGTCGATGCTCTTTCACAAATTGTACATCGGGATAAAGCTTATGACCATTCTCGACGGTTGTGCGCAAAGTTGAAAGAATTAATTCCCCGCCAGCAATTTGAGGTGCCCATTCAAGGATCCATAGGCCAAAAAATTATTGCTCGTGAAACGGTTAGGGCCCTGCGTAAAAATGTCACTGCCAAATGTTATGGTGGTGATATCACGCGTAAAAGGAAATTGCTGGAAAAACAGAAGGCAGGCAAAAAACGCATGAAGCAGGTCGGCCGCGTAGAAGTTCCCCAAGATGCCTTCCTGGCAGTATTGAAGCTTAATGACTAG
- a CDS encoding UDP-N-acetylglucosamine 2-epimerase, whose amino-acid sequence MKKIDIIVGVRPDFIRAAALKTAFQDFEDKLEIRIIHTGQHYDPELSQDILEQLHLSPIHAYLNINAVDGIGKLASIMMSYENQIHIDRPDIVIVLGNSDSALACSLIAVRSHIEVAHLDAGVRSFDFQIAEEQNDMLIDKLSTYLFTSNEEPVINLIREGYDNSSIIEVGNIRSDAVFANLGYAEDSNVLDRYGLEAGAYILLTVHHDHILGNKSFLISFMTMLEKLSERLRICCVLHPKTLTLLEDIPEVILDPGVNLQFVTSQNYHDLLKLLKNTVCVVTDSQGLQEESTILGVQCITIGQATNRPVTLTKGTNTVVGFDVEQIEAKIVSIIEGDTLDGYPIDGWEGKAGQRIAKYFSEIE is encoded by the coding sequence ATGAAAAAGATAGATATAATTGTTGGAGTTAGGCCTGATTTCATTCGTGCAGCTGCATTAAAGACTGCATTTCAGGATTTCGAAGACAAACTGGAAATTCGAATTATCCATACTGGTCAGCACTATGACCCAGAACTCAGCCAGGATATTTTGGAGCAATTACACCTGTCGCCCATTCATGCTTATCTCAATATCAATGCGGTTGATGGCATTGGAAAATTGGCATCTATTATGATGTCTTATGAAAATCAGATTCACATTGATCGACCAGATATCGTCATCGTCCTTGGAAATTCCGACTCTGCTTTGGCCTGTTCATTGATTGCAGTACGTTCTCATATCGAAGTTGCCCATCTCGATGCAGGAGTTCGGTCATTTGATTTTCAAATAGCTGAAGAACAGAATGATATGCTCATTGATAAATTGTCCACCTACCTGTTTACTTCAAATGAAGAACCAGTCATCAACCTGATTCGTGAGGGGTATGACAATAGTAGCATTATTGAAGTTGGAAACATTCGTTCCGATGCTGTATTTGCAAATTTGGGTTATGCTGAGGACAGTAATGTTTTAGACCGGTATGGTTTGGAAGCAGGTGCCTACATTCTCTTAACCGTGCATCACGATCATATTCTGGGGAATAAAAGTTTTCTGATCTCATTTATGACCATGCTTGAAAAACTTTCAGAACGACTACGCATTTGTTGTGTACTACATCCCAAAACCCTCACGCTACTCGAGGATATTCCGGAAGTCATATTGGATCCAGGTGTAAATCTTCAATTTGTTACGTCTCAGAATTACCACGATTTGCTAAAGCTCTTGAAAAATACTGTGTGTGTGGTGACCGATTCCCAGGGGCTTCAGGAGGAATCCACTATATTGGGTGTTCAATGCATAACCATTGGACAAGCAACCAATCGTCCTGTAACCCTTACCAAGGGTACAAATACAGTGGTTGGATTCGATGTAGAGCAAATTGAAGCTAAAATCGTCTCGATTATTGAAGGGGATACCCTCGATGGCTATCCAATTGATGGGTGGGAAGGCAAAGCTGGACAAAGAATTGCTAAATATTTTTCAGAAATTGAATAA
- a CDS encoding CPBP family intramembrane metalloprotease, with product MAKKVSSLRQYLNSSKSLHYSLILTLPAVAIYEIGILILFRDSFFELRNTGEILLRSLFESLGLTNPLIVSAILLGLFIITMVRGYKIEKKPGIHANYIIYMLLESMLWGSLIFISLQLFTLLPLQLVTMEAKITNINLAIGAGIFEELIFRLVLIGSFLNILERGFSLRSSFSVPIAILLSAVVFAAFHLFMESYSLPVFSQRMFGGILLGSLFYTRGYGISVYAHIIYNILILAYSW from the coding sequence ATGGCAAAAAAAGTTTCCTCACTCCGCCAGTATCTAAACAGTTCCAAATCACTTCATTACAGTCTGATACTCACTTTACCAGCCGTGGCCATCTATGAGATTGGTATTCTCATATTATTCAGGGATTCTTTTTTTGAATTGCGTAATACAGGTGAAATCCTATTGCGCAGCCTCTTTGAATCGCTGGGATTAACCAACCCCTTAATTGTTTCAGCAATCCTACTTGGCCTGTTCATCATAACCATGGTTCGTGGATACAAGATTGAGAAAAAACCTGGAATCCATGCCAATTATATTATCTATATGCTTTTAGAAAGTATGTTGTGGGGTTCTCTTATCTTTATCAGCCTCCAACTGTTTACTCTGCTACCCCTGCAACTCGTGACAATGGAAGCAAAGATAACCAATATTAATTTGGCAATAGGGGCAGGAATCTTTGAGGAACTTATTTTCAGACTTGTATTAATTGGTTCCTTTCTCAATATTCTTGAACGAGGTTTTTCGCTTAGGTCAAGCTTCTCCGTTCCAATTGCCATTCTACTCTCAGCCGTAGTTTTTGCTGCTTTTCATTTATTCATGGAGTCCTATAGCCTCCCTGTATTTTCGCAGCGCATGTTTGGAGGTATTCTCCTGGGAAGTCTTTTCTATACTCGTGGATATGGGATTAGCGTATATGCCCATATTATCTATAATATTCTCATATTGGCTTATTCTTGGTAA
- a CDS encoding BamA/TamA family outer membrane protein yields MTRFLLKIGILSLFSLSLLGQELRLVINQSEESDTSLVFDSEIDSILNSRLESIASMGYWDAKIELSQSHEYPDQINADIFPGDPSTLSYVHFSGLPSRGSDYLEKEFKMGQPTISSDKLHKARRRINGLGYQLADFSRLSKDDNEEYHMRYKVKYHPELKLQGLAAFNKSGNADTVAWYGQLNVNIPNFDGKGKSFNFSWKRLKSNSESFNLGLNYPWLFQWPLVATFQFGREVIDGNYQVVQTIIGLGWDVDWERSIYFNYEKNESIITHEGSILYPEWAASKKRLLGLGYRQTSLNAQAHEGISLRTTLYQEMNFEPQSIRKVTLRSEAEYRLPGNFYVSQRTDATIQNHTQSLSDPSILMALGGVNSVRGYEEAFIRAPNTLSMQNTLHVTLGKQSQILAFYDIGLHNTNNSIENIQGYGLGIQLRSGRGPIRLILASHKGIKMSNSFFHLEYSGGIPWIDR; encoded by the coding sequence ATGACTCGCTTCCTACTCAAGATAGGCATTTTATCCTTGTTCAGCCTTTCACTCCTGGGACAAGAGCTAAGGCTTGTTATAAACCAATCTGAAGAGAGTGATACCTCCCTGGTTTTTGATTCAGAAATTGACTCAATTTTAAATTCGAGATTGGAATCAATTGCTTCAATGGGGTATTGGGACGCAAAAATTGAATTATCGCAATCTCACGAGTATCCAGATCAGATCAACGCAGACATCTTTCCTGGCGATCCCTCAACTCTGAGCTATGTTCATTTTTCAGGTCTCCCATCCAGAGGTTCCGATTATCTGGAAAAAGAGTTTAAAATGGGACAACCCACCATCTCAAGTGATAAACTCCATAAAGCGAGACGTAGAATAAATGGGCTGGGTTATCAGCTGGCTGATTTCTCCCGACTATCAAAAGATGATAATGAAGAGTATCATATGAGGTATAAAGTTAAATACCACCCTGAACTTAAATTGCAGGGTCTGGCAGCCTTTAACAAAAGCGGGAATGCTGATACTGTGGCCTGGTATGGGCAGCTCAATGTGAATATCCCAAATTTTGATGGGAAGGGAAAGTCCTTCAATTTTTCATGGAAACGTTTAAAATCTAATTCTGAATCATTCAATCTGGGTTTGAATTATCCCTGGCTGTTCCAATGGCCTCTTGTAGCGACCTTTCAGTTTGGGAGGGAAGTAATTGATGGGAATTACCAGGTCGTCCAAACTATAATTGGCCTGGGCTGGGATGTTGACTGGGAACGGTCTATATATTTCAATTATGAAAAGAATGAGTCAATTATCACCCATGAGGGTTCCATACTTTATCCAGAGTGGGCTGCCAGTAAAAAGCGTTTACTTGGTCTCGGGTATCGGCAAACAAGCTTAAATGCTCAAGCTCATGAGGGGATATCATTACGAACCACTCTCTATCAGGAAATGAATTTTGAACCACAATCCATCAGGAAGGTCACATTGCGATCTGAGGCAGAATATAGGCTCCCAGGCAATTTTTATGTTTCTCAAAGAACAGACGCAACCATACAAAATCATACCCAATCCTTATCTGATCCTTCAATCCTCATGGCTTTGGGAGGCGTGAATAGTGTCCGCGGATATGAGGAAGCTTTTATCCGCGCTCCAAATACATTAAGTATGCAGAATACCCTCCACGTTACCTTGGGCAAACAGTCGCAAATCCTTGCGTTTTATGATATTGGCTTGCATAATACAAATAATTCAATTGAAAATATCCAGGGCTATGGTCTGGGTATTCAATTAAGAAGTGGAAGAGGACCCATTCGACTCATTCTGGCTTCTCACAAAGGGATTAAAATGAGTAACAGCTTTTTCCATCTTGAGTATTCTGGAGGTATTCCTTGGATCGATCGATAA
- a CDS encoding PAS domain S-box protein has protein sequence MNNSEHKIRILIVEDERLSAEDLSIRLAQDEFTVVGIAGTGAEALKLTTKTNPDIILMDIKLRGKMDGIETAQEIHKKHPVPIVFATAYADEQHISKAIQDADAYGYLHKPIDDQAARTMIKIALTRFATDQMMLRINELLGMKDSIYSGLGSTRSIQEIGTLLHNTFSATNIFKKYWIILWSDDDKISASQSKGISPEVFASYLKKRDRKTLENQKMMIPDDLMNTLLDEDSFLILIRGEDRIVGLLGFTWNLSIPNFRSEFAVIKDVAHLISQSIKNAQLKSEQEKTQKQVEESEAHIQAIVEQSTTGIYIIDHKSKFVYVNDRLCEIFDRPREELIGSNFSEHLGPSRLQVIKNYEARQAGEEAPTEYPLDILRPNGEKRDILVSANSFVDSEGNVKNVGHALDITEQNQANLQLQKLSQAVEQSPVMTVITDVEGSIEYVNSQFLSLMGYSLDELMGQNPRLFKSDQHDEFFYKKLWDTIKSGSVWVGDIVNRKRNGELTRGKVSISPIRNSYGAVTHFVALTEDITRQKAEEERALKDQKLRDVLYAITSAAIEATDVTNLYDKIYQFISEIISTSNFLLVMLNKENNTLYFPYERDFYKSKLPESIPLDPETSLTARAIVQQKTIHVKQTEIRALMDSGQVTIAGELPSVWLGIPLKVKDEVIGAFVLQEYDGITQYEDEDIRLLNLAAGQVALTIDRARKGKALEELASELANANGMKELLLDVITHDLRNPAGVISSITDMLSAEDDGNEMYELLQGSAESLMKVIENATVLSKLSIGENITKDKMDLVPMLKGMESEFSSPMTTASMSLKLKLPNSLIVEANPIISEIPKNYLSNAVKYSTAGGSIDLILRKEKGRVTLRVEDAGPPIPLEMRETIFKRNVQLEEGIKRGRGLGLAIVKRIAAEHDAIVGIEDSPKGGNSFFLKF, from the coding sequence ATGAATAATTCAGAACATAAAATACGCATTCTTATCGTTGAAGATGAACGACTTTCAGCTGAGGATTTATCTATTCGGCTGGCGCAGGATGAGTTTACGGTTGTGGGGATCGCAGGGACTGGAGCTGAGGCTCTTAAACTTACGACCAAGACCAACCCAGATATAATTCTGATGGATATTAAGCTCCGTGGCAAAATGGATGGGATTGAGACAGCTCAGGAAATTCACAAAAAACATCCCGTTCCGATTGTCTTTGCCACTGCCTATGCTGATGAACAGCATATTTCCAAGGCCATACAGGATGCTGATGCCTACGGATACCTTCATAAGCCCATCGATGATCAAGCTGCTCGCACGATGATCAAGATAGCACTTACACGCTTTGCAACGGATCAAATGATGCTCAGGATCAATGAACTACTGGGGATGAAGGATTCTATCTACAGCGGTTTGGGATCAACCCGCAGCATACAAGAAATTGGAACCTTACTTCATAATACATTTTCAGCGACAAATATTTTTAAAAAGTATTGGATCATACTATGGTCTGATGATGACAAAATAAGTGCAAGTCAATCAAAAGGTATTTCGCCAGAGGTCTTTGCATCCTATTTGAAAAAGAGAGACAGGAAGACCCTGGAAAATCAGAAGATGATGATTCCTGATGATCTCATGAACACACTACTGGATGAGGATTCCTTTCTCATTCTGATTCGTGGAGAAGATCGGATTGTTGGGCTTTTGGGATTTACATGGAATTTAAGCATACCAAATTTCCGTAGCGAATTTGCTGTTATTAAGGATGTTGCGCACCTTATATCGCAAAGTATAAAGAATGCTCAGCTAAAAAGCGAACAGGAGAAAACTCAAAAACAGGTTGAAGAGTCAGAAGCACATATCCAGGCGATTGTGGAGCAATCCACAACAGGCATTTATATCATCGATCACAAATCAAAATTTGTATACGTAAACGATCGGCTTTGCGAAATATTCGATCGACCTCGGGAGGAATTGATAGGTTCAAATTTTTCTGAACACCTCGGTCCTTCTCGACTTCAAGTAATCAAGAATTATGAAGCCAGACAAGCTGGAGAGGAAGCTCCCACTGAATATCCCCTGGATATTCTCCGCCCGAATGGGGAAAAACGTGATATACTGGTTTCTGCCAACTCATTTGTTGATAGCGAAGGAAATGTTAAAAATGTTGGCCACGCACTTGATATAACCGAGCAAAATCAAGCAAACCTTCAACTTCAGAAACTGAGTCAGGCGGTTGAACAAAGCCCCGTGATGACGGTCATTACTGATGTTGAGGGAAGCATTGAATATGTTAACAGTCAATTCTTGTCCCTAATGGGGTATAGTCTGGACGAACTCATGGGCCAAAACCCAAGACTCTTCAAGTCTGATCAACACGATGAATTCTTCTACAAAAAATTATGGGACACTATCAAGAGCGGCTCTGTTTGGGTTGGTGATATTGTTAATCGGAAACGTAATGGTGAACTTACCAGGGGCAAAGTATCTATTTCACCCATTCGAAATTCCTACGGCGCAGTGACCCATTTTGTCGCCCTAACTGAGGATATAACACGACAGAAGGCCGAAGAAGAAAGAGCGCTGAAGGATCAAAAGCTACGTGATGTGCTCTATGCAATCACATCTGCGGCCATAGAGGCAACTGATGTAACCAACCTTTATGACAAAATTTACCAATTCATCAGCGAGATTATTTCTACCAGTAATTTCTTGTTGGTTATGCTGAATAAAGAAAATAACACACTCTACTTTCCCTACGAACGAGATTTTTACAAATCAAAATTGCCGGAAAGTATTCCTTTAGATCCAGAAACTTCTCTCACTGCTCGCGCTATCGTGCAGCAGAAAACAATTCATGTCAAGCAGACTGAAATCCGTGCCCTCATGGATAGTGGTCAGGTGACAATAGCCGGTGAGTTGCCAAGTGTATGGTTAGGAATACCATTGAAGGTAAAAGACGAAGTTATTGGCGCATTTGTACTGCAGGAATATGATGGCATAACCCAGTATGAAGATGAAGATATTAGACTCTTAAATCTTGCTGCTGGTCAAGTTGCACTTACCATCGATCGTGCAAGAAAGGGCAAAGCCCTTGAAGAGTTAGCAAGTGAACTGGCCAATGCCAATGGGATGAAGGAATTACTCCTTGATGTCATCACTCACGATTTAAGAAATCCTGCAGGGGTCATTAGCTCAATTACAGACATGTTGAGTGCAGAAGATGATGGCAATGAGATGTATGAATTGTTGCAGGGCAGTGCTGAAAGTTTGATGAAGGTGATTGAAAACGCCACTGTATTGTCAAAGTTGAGTATTGGTGAAAATATTACCAAGGATAAAATGGATCTGGTTCCCATGTTAAAGGGCATGGAATCTGAGTTTTCATCTCCTATGACGACCGCCTCTATGTCCTTAAAGCTTAAATTACCAAATTCCCTTATTGTGGAAGCAAATCCAATTATTTCAGAGATTCCCAAAAATTATTTAAGCAACGCTGTTAAATATTCTACAGCAGGTGGCTCCATAGACCTGATTTTGAGAAAAGAGAAAGGTCGAGTCACACTCAGAGTCGAAGATGCAGGCCCACCAATTCCCCTGGAGATGCGAGAAACCATATTCAAACGCAATGTCCAACTTGAGGAAGGTATCAAACGAGGGCGAGGACTTGGATTGGCCATTGTGAAGAGAATTGCCGCTGAGCATGACGCTATTGTTGGCATCGAGGACTCACCCAAAGGTGGAAACAGTTTCTTTTTAAAATTCTAA